A region of Fibrobacter succinogenes subsp. succinogenes S85 DNA encodes the following proteins:
- a CDS encoding iron-containing alcohol dehydrogenase — translation MDNFNFYSPTEFVFGKDRENECGELVKKYGGTKVLIHYGGGSAVRSGLIDRVKASLNAAGVSFVELGGVKPNPRDTLIYKGIEMVRANGVDFILAVGGGSVIDSSKGIAVGALYDGDFWDFYAKKLPVTKALPIGVVQTIAAAGSEGSGDSVVTKEEGMLKRDIGADVIRPRFAVQNPALLCTLPAYQTACGITDIMAHVFERYFTNTLEVETTDRLCEALLITILKEGPRAMAEPANYEARANIMWAGTVAHNGLVGCGRSQDWNSHAIEHELSGLYDCAHGAGLAVIMPAWMEYVVDHNVMRFAQMATRVFGCQMNFENPKATALEGIKAFRRFLHSIGMPINFAELGAKEEDIPTLVEKLNPGDGWGFVPLKAKDVTAIYTIAAHASLD, via the coding sequence ATGGACAATTTTAATTTCTACAGCCCCACGGAATTTGTATTTGGTAAAGACCGCGAAAACGAATGCGGTGAACTCGTTAAAAAGTATGGCGGCACGAAGGTGCTGATTCATTACGGTGGGGGCTCTGCGGTGCGCTCCGGCTTGATTGACCGCGTTAAGGCGTCGCTCAATGCTGCGGGCGTTTCATTTGTGGAACTCGGTGGCGTGAAGCCGAACCCGCGCGATACCTTGATTTACAAGGGTATCGAGATGGTGCGTGCGAACGGTGTCGATTTCATCCTTGCTGTGGGCGGAGGCTCCGTCATTGATAGCTCTAAGGGCATTGCTGTGGGCGCGCTCTACGATGGCGATTTCTGGGACTTTTATGCGAAAAAGTTGCCGGTCACGAAGGCACTCCCAATTGGCGTGGTGCAGACGATTGCTGCCGCTGGTTCCGAAGGCAGTGGCGATTCTGTTGTAACAAAAGAAGAGGGAATGCTCAAGCGCGACATTGGTGCTGATGTGATTCGCCCGAGATTTGCGGTGCAGAATCCGGCTTTGCTTTGCACGCTACCGGCTTACCAGACTGCTTGCGGCATTACCGACATCATGGCTCATGTGTTTGAACGCTACTTCACGAACACTTTGGAAGTCGAGACTACTGACCGCCTTTGCGAAGCGCTGCTCATCACGATACTCAAGGAAGGTCCGCGCGCCATGGCCGAACCCGCCAATTACGAGGCTCGTGCGAATATTATGTGGGCGGGTACGGTAGCCCACAATGGCCTTGTGGGCTGTGGGCGCAGTCAGGACTGGAACAGTCACGCTATTGAACATGAACTCTCGGGACTCTATGACTGCGCCCATGGCGCGGGGCTAGCAGTTATTATGCCGGCGTGGATGGAATACGTGGTCGACCATAACGTGATGCGTTTTGCGCAGATGGCAACACGCGTTTTTGGTTGCCAAATGAATTTCGAAAATCCGAAAGCTACTGCGCTCGAAGGTATCAAGGCTTTCCGAAGATTCCTGCATTCTATCGGTATGCCTATCAACTTTGCAGAACTCGGCGCGAAAGAAGAAGATATCCCGACGCTTGTCGAAAAACTGAATCCAGGCGATGGTTGGGGCTTTGTGCCGCTCAAGGCTAAGGACGTGACTGCGATTTACACGATTGCTGCGCATGCCTCGTTAGACTAG